In a single window of the Eleginops maclovinus isolate JMC-PN-2008 ecotype Puerto Natales chromosome 6, JC_Emac_rtc_rv5, whole genome shotgun sequence genome:
- the uck2b gene encoding uridine-cytidine kinase 2-B, giving the protein MAGDSETHLKDRSENTEVIRQPFLIGVSGGTASGKSSVCEKIMELLGQNKIDHHQRQVAILSQDSFYKVLTPEQKAKALKGQFNFDHPDAFDSELIMQTLRKILQGETVQIPVYDFVHHSRKEEFITVYPADVVLFEGILMFYSQEIRDLFQMKLFVDTDPDTRLSRRVLRDISERGRELEQVLAQYITFVKPAFEEFCLPTKKYADVIIPRGADNLVAINLIVQHIQDIMNGGPSKRHNGCTNGHSTPRQRRTSESSSRPH; this is encoded by the exons ATGGCCGGGGATAGTGAAACACATCTCAAGGACCGTAGCGAGAACACCGAGGTTATCCGACAACCTTTTCTCATCGGTGTTTCTGGAGGCACCGCCAGTGGCAAG TCGTCAGTATGCGAGAAGATCATGGAGCTGCTGGGCCAGAACAAGATCGACCATCACCAGAGGCAGGTGGCCATCCTCAGCCAGGACAGCTTCTACAAGGTGCTGACCCCGGAGCAGAAGGCAAAGGCACTTAAGGGCCAGTTCAACTTTGATCACCCAG aTGCCTTTGACAGTGAGCTCATAATGCAAACACTCAGGAAGATCCTGCAGGGGGAGACGGTCCAGATCCCAGTGTATGACTTTGTTCATCATTCCAG GAAAGAGGAGTTCATCACGGTGTACCCGGCTGATGTGGTGCTGTTCGAGGGCATCCTCATGTTCTACTCTCAGGAGATCAGAGATCTGTTCCAGATGAAGCTGTTTGTCGACACAGATCCAGACACACGGCTCTCTCGCAGAG TTCTCAGAGACATCAGTGAGCGTGGCAGAGAGCTGGAGCAGGTGCTCGCTCAGTACATCACTTTTGTGAAGCCAGCCTTTGAGGAGTTCTGTTTACCA ACAAAGAAGTATGCAGATGTGATTATTCCACGAGGAGCAGATAACCTTG TCGCCATCAACTTGATAGTACAGCACATCCAAGACATTATGAACGGCGGACCAAGCAAGCGTCACAACGGCTGCACAAACGGCCACAGTACCCCGCGTCAGCGACGAACCTCGGAGTCCAGCAGCCGGCCTCATTGA
- the czib gene encoding CXXC motif containing zinc binding protein: MVKFGLQFKATLENVTNVKPLGDDFRWFLKLKCGNCGEIPDKWQYVTLVESVPLKGGRGSASMVQKCKLCSRENSIDILGDTITPYNAEDSERFKTMVQFECRGLEPIDFQPQAGFAAQGAESGTKFPEVNLLEKDWTDYDEKVNESVGIYEVTHQFIKC; this comes from the exons ATGGTG AAATTTGGACTCCAGTTCAAAGCCACTTTGGAGAATGTCACCAATGTGAAACCATTGGGTGACGACTTCCGGTGGTTTCTGAAG CTGAAGTGTGGAAACTGTGGAGAGATCCCAGATAAATGGCAGTATGTAACTCTAGTG gAGAGCGTGCCACTcaaaggaggaagaggcagtGCCAGTATGGTTCAGAAATGTAAACTCTGTTCCAGGGAAAATTCAATTG ATATCCTGGGAGATACAATCACACCGTATAAT GCAGAGGACAGCGAAAGATTCAAGACAATGGTGCAGTTTGAATGTCGAGGTCTAGAACCCATTGACTTCCAACCTCAA GCTGGCTTCGCAGCACAGGGGGCAGAGTCTGGGACAAAGTTTCCAGAAGTAAACCTGCTAGAAAAA GACTGGACAGACTACGACGAGAAAGTCAACGAGTCGGTGGGAATATATGAAGTCACGCACCAGTTCATCAAGTGTTGA